One window of the Cryptomeria japonica chromosome 7, Sugi_1.0, whole genome shotgun sequence genome contains the following:
- the LOC131048595 gene encoding uncharacterized protein LOC131048595: MTSEIEAVPCCIMELVERSYCTKPGWRLATFQEANENLQMIKQQGLLKGGERARLLDGWISGSSYSNDIQMRDEFRSCLGHMLIIQLHPSISYSAGNSNHLRSIYADVKVDQKGREAALFLCSEDWNYEVVYWLLNFWEKKEIFESVDVREGNIPFSNKTKFVEMNRRICHIGRILGEEGLAGRKAAKRKFSKDSVEEVMFKMVKSCWDKFSQEDKKILGQNFLRRSIDEFISNIIRQCSEVNWFENFASEGDMSDAIWHFLWFYISSSIAAGTIRSSIGLLIKEWGNDECQTRSPRNFIISSAILFHLSRYEENKVRSILLQACKDAADDGQYFKATLQNPQSAYYDEAGNYDLLSKILIYAVDNKDNFVVNKVLEWGAQPQVDVGPDQQNRALYFAIQNNRKDIVKSLFDKCRSKEQFANVADEDGWTALHSACFTGDLSICEMVLEYGGRPDVPDNTGWFPLHRAVYNNREEIVRSLFNKCHLKEKLVNAKDKEGLTALHYACRDAGVSVCEMVLQNGGKTDVADNKGRLPLHYAVERENEDIVDILIREGDSDTVHSEVNQKRAELVTWKDNDGVSPLDMAVKEYNIKVMGKLLSVSQQLLETYFDKADSEILLRKFASEGNLEAVRKLLERGADPRACDEEGRTALHYASMCELGYNADKLTELMLHKCRSEEESEKWVEKKDNNGKTALHFAAMKGHQWLCHQFCNINREILQIKDETGRGVFYDAVQGDHHDNPNIIWQLLQISGVDVESIVDNSGLTLLHVAVSEGRMNIADFLLRQSKKPKLYVRTPDVLGQTVLHKAAKVGHADTIKVLLHWGAHPLLERDCDGRTVFHYFAQPQLTGDDGKAVAELLLKKCGSDEKKLLLLWASAAGLGTADQHLSDSPLKEFLLEQRKHITVKVGQENNLLRTAARLGDIDMTKELLSRGAQIADIKDHNWRERLKPEVKNNVLSVCKQIERIAEQGNDKPTTSDNLGRSDFAYGLAALLLNPYLKPPITVGISGSWGMGKSSLMEQTEGILLKTAAQLAVLPSETTSSSFPGFQILEHTERGKKKYRQIKTGIDLLVDETKVKSKFFQSLKNKIVECCMKIKNSISGKTSKEGDSLRNFLRKYDPRYHHIFKSLAAMDSTGMFKEKGQQSQSVNDSSKKEGAESEIDSFSQESVPAVLTVRYNAWKYRNESEALAGMAVEITKEMEGIMTDAQWLSTCLRNTWRKQKQVILIEIIFPCLFAVLLATSFTLIVWVLLERYKIKESVELKYASLPLTVVILVWTLVKKVMSTVNPVSIQLMNYIKLPDHNEKLGYQERVISDINFLKEEISKNPIPLCKAASDFITGPCNMSLISSKYSGENLTRSKPSANLRTIVFVDDLDRCQESVILQVLSAINLVLAVCKISVVLGMDKDLIQRAIMKKYGDKSLKNSKLADKYLQKIIQLPLDLPDPSEVQSKKFLEGQLGVFEKERNKGHMESEADGEDDSVTEIDEAYNALFSTKLDFEKIFGSTTPIPDTPEVTQQKQKAETTIIDMEVEDGTNASSSQHNTNKIEVPPQSDTTEGDQSFEELIPIKELLFVRYSEGERGTFCHFEEMTTDIRKLPREWKRFLTYHRLVWNIFLINNEARDLDGWQVQLITWIFVCWEFEENMNILMENWDRLRVLKGKEPSLRMVVDHFISNERWIIADHKSEKERDGAKVLENSVNKDTAPQHLEEDKKQKGVSINEDNPKRSNLEPSEPEVPKDQVIAPMESQGYVSNDTNYCETSTSIQEKKLKEAMTEEDVSSEKTLKHELDALKEEMKEMKNQLDRIEKLQAEQAGSLKVEMFDRIGKLQVELEKQVDSIVKQRQVRWSEKSAEEKKLKLENWGRLKFALQRYDVSMKGIQVFQRFRFYCVAGYLPWPVPERKIVDIQDGSSKHGTLA; encoded by the exons ATGACTTCGGAAATAGAGGCCGTGCCATGTTGTATAATGGAGTTGGTTGAGAGGAGCTACTGCACTAAACCAGGCTGGCGTTTAGCAACTTTTCAGGAAGCAAATGAGAACCTTCAAATGATAAAACAACAGGGTCTTCTCAAGGGAGGGGAAAGAGCTCGTCTTCTGGACGGCTGGATAAGTGGCTCATCATATTCAAATGACATCCAAATGAGAGATGAGTTCAGAAGCTGTTTGGGACACATGCTCATCATACAACTCCACCCATCCATAAGCTATAGCGCGG GTAACTCAAATCATTTGAGAAGCATATATGCAGATGTGAAAGTCGACCAAAAAGGAAGAGAAGCGGCATTATTTTTGTGTTCTGAAGACTGGAATTATGAAGTTGTGTACTGGTTGCTCAACTTTtgggaaaaaaaagaaatttttgagtCAGTAGACGTGAGAGAGGGCAACATACCTTTCAGCAATAAAACCAAATTTGTAGAGATGAACAGGCGGATATGCCATATTGGCAGAATACTTGGCGAAGAGGGACTCGCCGGTCGGAAAGCAGCGAAGAgaaaattctccaaagattcagTTGAAGAAGTGATGTTTAAAATGGTAAAGTCCTGTTGGGACAAGTTCAGTCAGGAGGATAAGAAGATCCTAGGGCAAAACTTTTTACGTCGAAGTATAGATGAATTTATTAGTAATATAATAAGGCAATGCTCGGAAGTGAATTGGTTTGAAAATTTTGCTTCAGAAGGAGACATGTCAGATGCTATCTGGCATTTTTTATGGTTCTATATTTCCTCCTCTATTGCAGCAGGAACCATACGAAGTAGTATTGGTTTACTAATCAAGGAGTGGGGCAATGATGAGTGTCAGACTAGAAGCCCAAGGAATTTTATTATATCTTCCGCCATATTATTTCATCTCTCCAGATATGAAGAAAATAAGGTGCGGAGCATTCTCCTCCAGGCATGCAAGGATGCAGCAGATGATGGGCAATATTTCAAAGCTACGCTGCAAAATCCACAATCGGCCTACTACGACGAAGCTGGAAATTACGATCTTCTCAGCAAGATTTTAATCTATGCAGTTGACAATAAGGATAATTTTGTTGTAAACAAGGTATTAGAGTGGGGCGCCCAGCCACAAGTGGACGTTGGCCCAGACCAACAGAATAGGGCTCTATATTTTGCTATACAAAACAATAGAAAAGATATTGTGAAAAGTCTTTTCGACAAATGTCGTTCCAAAGAACAGTTCGCCAATGTAGCGGATGAGGATGGATGGACCGCTCTTCATTCGGCATGCTTTACTGGTGATTTAAGCATTTGTGAAATGGTTCTTGAATACGGAGGAAGGCCGGATGTTCCAGACAACACAGGCTGGTTTCCCCTCCACCGTGCAGTTTATAATAATAGAGAAGAAATTGTGAGAAGTCTTTTCAACAAATGTCATTTGAAAGAAAAGCTGGTCAATGCAAAAGATAAAGAAGGATTGACTGCTCTTCATTACGCATGCCGAGATGCTGGCGTAAGCGTGTGTGAAATGGTTCTTCAAAACGGGGGAAAGACGGATGTTGCAGACAATAAAGGCCGCCTGCCCCTCCACTATGCAGTTGAgagagagaatgaagatattgtcgaTATTTTGATTCGGGAAGGGGACAGCGATACAGTGCACAGTGAAGTTAACCAAAAGAGGGCGGAGTTGGTTACTTGGAAAGACAATGATGGGGTGAGCCCTCTGGATATGGCCGTTAAGGAATATAACATAAAGGTAATGGGGAAGCTATTGTCGGTTTCTCAACAACTGCTAGAGACTTATTTTGATAAGGCGGACTCTGAAATACTTCTGCGTAAGTTTGCCTCTGAAGGCAATTTGGAAGCTGTGAGAAAACTCTTGGAGAGAGGAGCAGATCCACGTGCTTGCGATGAGGAGGGCCGAACAGCTTTGCACTACGCTTCCATGTGTGAACTTGGCTATAATGCAGATAAATTGACTGAGTTAATGCTTCACAAATGTAGAAGcgaagaagagagtgaaaaatggGTGGAGAAGAAAGATAATAACGGTAAAACGGCTCTTCATTTTGCAGCTATGAAAGGACACCAATGGCTCTGCCATCAATTTTGTAACATAAACAGAGAAATCCTACAAATCAAAGATGAAACTGGGCGAGGCGTTTTCTATGACGCGGTTCAAGGAGACCACCACGATAATCCTAATATCATTTGGCAACTCCTTCAAATTAGTGGAGTAGACGTCGAATCCATAGTCGACAACAGTGGATTGACATTACTACATGTGGCCGTTTCAGAGGGCAGAATGAATATAGCAGATTTCCTTCTCAGACAATCAAAGAAGCCTAAATTGTATGTGAGGACACCAGATGTCCTCGGACAGACGGTTCTTCATAAAGCCGCTAAAGTGGGGCACGCGGATACCATAAAAGTTTTGTTGCACTGGGGAGCTCACCCTCTTCTCGAAAGAGATTGTGATGGGCGAACGGTATTCCACTATTTCGCGCAACCACAATTAACTGGAGACGATGGAAAAGCAGTTGCTGAATTGCTGTTAAAGAAGTGTGGATCCGATGAAAAGAAATTGCTTTTGCTGTGGGCCTCTGCTGCAGGGTTAGGCACTGCAGACCAACATCTAAGCGATTCTCCACTCAAAGAGTTTCTTTTAGAACAAAGGAAGCATATCACTGTAAAAGTAGGACAGGAAAACAATTTATTAAGGACAGCTGCACGTCTGGGTGATATTGACATGACCAAAGAACTGCTTTCTAGGGGTGCTCAAATCGCGGACATTAAGGACCACAACTGGAGAGAAAGACTAAAACCAGAAGTGAAAAATAATGTCCTATCAG TTTGCAAGCAAATTGAACGCATTGCAGAACAGGGGAATGATAAACCAACAACATCTGACAATCTGG GAAGAAGTGACTTTGCTTATGGTCTTGCTGCGTTGCTTCTGAACCCTTACCTAAAACCTCCTATTACGGTTGGTATATCCGGTAGTTGGGGTATGGGAAAGTCGAGTTTGATGGAACAG ACGGAGGGCATTTTGTTGAAGACAGCTGCACAACTGGCAGTTTTGCCATCCGAAACGACAAGTTCAAGTTTTCCTGGTTTTCAAATTTTAGAACATACAGAAAGGGGGAAAAAGAAATACCGCCAGATTAAGACAGGCATAGATTTATTGGTCGACGAGACCAAAGTAAAAAGTAAATTCTTTCAGAGTCTGAAGAATAAAATAGTCGAATGCTGCATGAAGATAAAAAATAGTATATCCGGCAAAACGTCGAAG GAAGGAGATTCACTTCGTAACTTTTTAAGAAAGTACGATCCTAGATATCATCATATATTTAAATCACTAGCTGCTATGGATAGCACTGGCATG TTTAAAGAAAAAGGCCAACAGTCACAGTCTGTAAATGATTCTTCAAAAAAGGAAGGTGCAGAGTCCGAAATTGATTCTTTTTCACAGGAAAGTGTGCCTGCTGTATTAACTGTGCGATACAATGCATGGAAATACAGGAATGAATCAGAAGCTTTAGCAGGCATGGCAGTGGAAATCACAAAAGAAATGGAAGGAATAATGACAGATGCCCAGTGGTTGAGCACATGTTTGAGAAACACTTGGAGAAAGCAAAAACAGGTTATCTTGATTGAAATTATATTTCCATGCCTCTTTGCAGTTCTATTGGCCACCTCGTTTACTTTGATTGTATGGGTGCTGCTGGAAAGATACAAAATCAAGGAATCGGTGGAGCTAAAATACGCATCTCTTCCTCTAACCGTAGTCATTTTGGTATGGACTCTCGTAAAGAAAGTAATGAGCACTGTAAATCCAGTGAGTATTCaattaatgaattatataaaacTTCCAGACCACAATGAAAAGCTTGGTTATCAGGAACGGGTAATCTCTGATATTAATTTCTTGAAAGAGGAAATTAGCAAAAACCCTATTCCCTTGTGCAAAGCTGCTTCGGATTTCATAACAGGGCCTTGCAATATGTCATTGATATCTTCGAAGTATAGTGGAGAGAACTTGACTAGGTCGAAGCCCAGTGCTAATCTTAGAACAATTGTATTTGTTGATGATCTTGACCGATGTCAGGAGTCTGTCATTCTTCAG GTTTTATCAGCTATTAATCTTGTATTAGCTGTCTGCAAAATTAGCGTCGTTCTTGGAATGGATAAAGACTTGATCCAACGGGCAATAATGAAAAAATATGGAGATAAATCTCTGAAAAATAGTAAGTTGgcagataaatatttacaaaagatAATACAACTTCCATTAGACCTCCCTGATCCCAGTGAAGTCCAGTCAAAGAAATTTTTGGAAGGACAGTTGGGAGTGTTTGAAAAGGAAAGGAACAAAGGCCATATGGAATCAGAAGCAGATGGAGAGGATGATTCTGTAACAGAAATAGACGAAGCTTACAATGCCCTCTTTTCTACTAAActtgattttgaaaaaatatttggcTCGACGACTCCTATCCCAG ATACACCAGAAGttacacaacaaaaacaaaaagcTGAAACAACTATAATAGATATGGAGGTCGAAGATGGAACAA ATGCTAGTAGCTCACAACACAACACAAACAAAATAGAAGTTCCGCCACAATCAGATACAACTGAAG GTGACCAAAGTTTTGAAGAGTTAATTCCCATAAAGGAGCTGCTGTTTGTAAGATACAGCGAAGGAGAGCGAGGAACCTTTTGTCACTTTGAAGAAATGACTACAGATATCCGAAAATTGCCTCGAGAGTGGAAGCGTTTTCTCACCTACCATCGACTTGTCTGGAATATCTTCCTCATAAACAATGAAGCCAGGGATTTGGATGGATGGCAGGTTCAGCTTATTACTTGGATATTTGTATGCTGGGAATTTGAGGAAAATATGAATATTCTTATGGAG aATTGGGACAGACTTCGTGTTcttaaaggaaaagaaccttcattACGAATGGTTGTGGATCATTTTATAAGTAATGAGAGGTGGATTATTGCTGACCATAAAAGTGAAAAGGAAAGAGATGGAGCTAAAGTTTTAGAGAATTCTGTAAACAAAGATACAGCACCACAACATTTGGAAGAAGACAAGAAACAGAAGGGAGTTTCCATCAATGAAGACAATCCTAAAAGAAGCAACTTGGAGCCATCAGAACCGGAAGTTCCTAAAGATCAAGTGATTGCACCGATGGAATCCCAGGGATATGTCTCTAATGATACAAATTATTGTGAAACTAGCACTAGCAtacaagaaaagaaattgaaggaaGCTATGACTGAAGAAGATGTCAGTTCGGAGAAAACATTAAAACATGAACTAGATGCCctcaaagaagaaatgaaagaaatgAAAAACCAATTAGATAGAATTGAGAAGCTGCAAGCAGAACAGGCAGGTTCCCTAAAGGTAGAAATGTTTGATAGAATTGGGAAGCTGCAAGTAGAACTTGAAAAGCAGGTAGATTCCATAGTCAAGCAACGACAGGTTCGGTGGAGTGAGAAGAGCGCTGAGGAAAAGAAATTGAAGTTAGAAAATTGGGGGAGATTGAAATTCGCATTACAGAGGTATGATGTGTCAATGAAAGGGATACAAGTATTTCAAAGGTTTAGGTTTTATTGTGTGGCTGGGTATCTACCATGGCCAGTGCCTGAGAGAAAAATTGTAGATATACAAGATGGAAGTAGCAAGCATGGGACTTTAGCTTGA